The genomic interval CAACCAGAAGAAGCTGTGCCGCCAGCTCAAGTCCCTTCCCTGGAAGGACATCCCGCTTCAGGGACGCACCCGGGGCATCGGCCACGGCCGCTCGGAGATCCGACGGATCAAGGCCGCCACCGTCAACGGCCTTCTCTTCCGCGGGGCCCGCCAGGCTGTCCGGATCAAGCGCCGGAGCACTGACCGCAAGACCGGCAAGACCACCGTCAAGACGATCTACGCCGTCACCAGCCTGACCACCGAGCACGTCATCGCGGCTCAACTTGCCGAGCGCGTCCGCACCCACTGGAAGATCGAGGCGCTGCACCACGTCCGCGACACCACGTTCGCCGAGGACGCCTCCCAGCTACGGACCGGCAACGCACCCCGCGCGATGGCCACTTGGCGCAACCTCGACATCGGAGCCCTGCGCACGGCCGGAGTGAAGAACATCGCAGCCGGCCTCCGCCACAACATCCGCGACCCTCGCCGCGCCCTCGCACTCCTCGGCCTCGGATGACCACGAAGATGACCACGAACCGGACGCCGCACGACTACACCGAAGCCCTGCCCAGGGGTGCGGCCGCCGCTCCGCGGGAGCACCCTGCCGATTTCTTGCCTGTTCCGCTTGTTTGGAGTGCACTCCAAGGCCCTAGCGTTGAGGGCATGCCTTTATCGCTAGGGTCTCGCCGACGTCCTAGAAGGCTGCCGAGCCTCTATCGCCGGCTCCCGGATAAGCGAGAAATAAGCGGGAGTCAGGCGACCGATATCCCAGGAGTATCTCTAATGCAAAAACGCAAACTAGGACAACACCTCGAAGTCTCGGCTCTCGGGCTCGGCTGCATGGGCATGAGTTTCTTCTATGGTCAGCCACAGGACACAACCCAGATGACGAAGCTGCTGCGGGCGGCTGTTGACCACGGCGTGACTTTCTTCGACACCGCCGAAGTCTACGGCCCGTTTACCAATGAGGACCTGGTCGGTCGGGCGCTGGCACCGGTCCGCGACCAGGTGGTGATCGCCACCAAGTTTGGAATCAAGCACGGCGAGCACGGGCCGACCCCGATGTCCGGGGTCGACAGCAGGCCCGAGCAGATCCGCCAAGTGACCGAGGCTTCGCTCAAGCGTCTTCAAACCGAAAGCATCGACCTGCTCTACCAACACCGCGTCGACCCCAACGTTCCCATTGAAGACGTGGCCGGCACGGTCAAGGAGCTGATCGCCGAAGGCAAGGTGAAGCACTTCGGCTTGTCCGAGGCCGGTGCCGCGACGATTCGTCGCGCCCACGCCGTGCAGCCGGTAACGGCAGTGCAAAGCGAGTACTCGCTCTGGATGCGCGAGCACGAAACCGAAATCATTCCGACCTTGGAGGAACTGGGCATCGGCCTGGTGCCCT from Streptomyces sp. NBC_01288 carries:
- a CDS encoding ISAs1 family transposase → MPGWVGAVPDPLLPRRVLPAETTVRRLPARVYGDALDRAVGRRLADRRPKKTGLRGLPVDGKSLRGAARANGRKIHLLAALEHATGLVLAQLDDSEKTNEITCFQPLPDTVADLAGVVVTSDALLTQREHADHLLGRGAHYIVIVKGNQKKLCRQLKSLPWKDIPLQGRTRGIGHGRSEIRRIKAATVNGLLFRGARQAVRIKRRSTDRKTGKTTVKTIYAVTSLTTEHVIAAQLAERVRTHWKIEALHHVRDTTFAEDASQLRTGNAPRAMATWRNLDIGALRTAGVKNIAAGLRHNIRDPRRALALLGLG
- a CDS encoding aldo/keto reductase; this encodes MQKRKLGQHLEVSALGLGCMGMSFFYGQPQDTTQMTKLLRAAVDHGVTFFDTAEVYGPFTNEDLVGRALAPVRDQVVIATKFGIKHGEHGPTPMSGVDSRPEQIRQVTEASLKRLQTESIDLLYQHRVDPNVPIEDVAGTVKELIAEGKVKHFGLSEAGAATIRRAHAVQPVTAVQSEYSLWMREHETEIIPTLEELGIGLVPYSPLGKGFLTGKIDSSTSLADNDLRRLLPRFSPEARQANQVLVDLLRQIADDKGATPAQIALAWVLAQKPWFVPIPGTTKPHRLEENLGALDVELTTGDLLRIEEAAANIRIQGERLPEQLQSRFGR